One Paenibacillus sp. FSL W8-0186 genomic window carries:
- a CDS encoding sugar efflux transporter, with protein sequence MHKLKQIWALFSIPNYTILIISTLLLGICISFTYPFLSLFGVDEVGMSPSYLGYFMTVTAASSVLISTVLGRLSDRYWGRKWVIILSVSAAIIGYILFIYVRNYYVLLAVSFLCLGTASSAFPQMFAYAREEVNRSGSKQADMAINTLRMFFSLAWVIGPAIAAILLASAGFQGLFLSAAVTYGIVFLFVLIFLKNSNRQETAQKNEAPVNLRKFLLKPRIAGVLGSFILLSVASTMSLVNLPLYVTRTLHGSQSDVGVLFSVAAAVEIPLLIGVGILAAKYRKSKLIKIGAVFAIAYYALVAVTPIVWAIVPMQFLSAVAVSIVMGLGISYFQDLLPQEPGTATTLYSNTSVIGNMLGGIIAGSVAEWFGFRIVFIVCAVMAAIAFLLLLTDRESSVQAIEEHNSVST encoded by the coding sequence TTGCATAAGCTAAAACAAATATGGGCTTTATTCTCGATCCCGAACTACACTATTCTCATTATTTCGACCTTGCTGCTGGGGATATGCATCTCCTTCACCTATCCCTTCCTGTCCTTATTTGGCGTAGATGAGGTGGGCATGTCCCCCTCCTATCTAGGCTATTTCATGACCGTTACCGCCGCATCCAGCGTGCTGATCAGCACAGTGCTTGGCAGACTGTCCGATCGGTACTGGGGAAGGAAATGGGTGATCATCCTCTCGGTTAGCGCGGCGATCATCGGCTACATACTGTTCATTTACGTTAGGAATTATTACGTTCTGCTTGCCGTTTCCTTTCTATGTCTCGGCACGGCGTCCTCTGCGTTTCCGCAGATGTTCGCTTATGCGCGTGAAGAAGTGAACCGGAGCGGCTCGAAGCAAGCCGACATGGCCATCAATACGTTAAGGATGTTCTTCTCTCTCGCATGGGTCATCGGCCCGGCAATTGCTGCTATACTGCTTGCCTCGGCCGGCTTTCAGGGGTTATTCCTCTCAGCCGCCGTGACTTACGGCATTGTATTCCTCTTCGTTCTGATTTTTCTGAAGAACTCGAACCGCCAAGAGACCGCTCAGAAGAACGAAGCGCCCGTGAATTTAAGGAAATTTCTCCTGAAGCCGCGCATTGCTGGAGTATTGGGCTCCTTCATCCTGCTCAGCGTAGCCTCGACCATGAGCCTGGTGAACCTTCCGCTATACGTAACCCGGACGCTCCATGGCAGCCAGTCCGATGTAGGAGTGCTGTTCAGCGTAGCCGCGGCCGTGGAGATTCCCCTGCTGATCGGAGTGGGCATTCTGGCGGCAAAATACCGTAAATCCAAGCTGATCAAGATCGGGGCGGTCTTTGCAATTGCTTACTACGCCCTGGTGGCCGTCACGCCGATCGTATGGGCTATCGTTCCGATGCAGTTCCTAAGCGCAGTCGCCGTGTCGATCGTTATGGGGCTGGGCATCAGTTACTTTCAGGACCTGCTCCCGCAGGAGCCCGGAACCGCAACAACGTTATATTCCAACACCTCGGTTATCGGCAATATGCTTGGCGGAATTATCGCCGGCAGCGTCGCGGAGTGGTTTGGCTTCCGCATCGTATTTATAGTCTGTGCCGTCATGGCAGCCATAGCTTTTCTATTGCTGCTAACAGATCGGGAGTCCTCAGTGCAGGCGATAGAGGAGCATAATTCCGTCTCGACATGA
- a CDS encoding methyltransferase domain-containing protein: MSSMNQWNADLYDDKLSYVSQYGMGILSILNPQPGERILDLGCGTGDLANEISKAGAQVTGMDYSKEMIRQAKSKYPDIPFITANAENYRPEEAFDAVFSNAALHWMKNAQDVVKTIYSCLRPGGRFVAEFGGKGNVGIITENTIAVLEEYFGVPDARDRNPWYFPSIAEYTTLLEHQDFRVTYAEHFDRPTPLEDGENGLRHWLASFTGDFFSGLSEGEKQQAYALIMNRAKPLLFDGQIWSADYKRIRIAAIKH, encoded by the coding sequence ATGAGTTCAATGAATCAATGGAATGCAGATTTGTACGACGATAAGCTTAGCTATGTCTCGCAATACGGCATGGGGATTCTCTCGATTTTGAATCCGCAGCCGGGCGAACGCATTTTGGATCTCGGCTGTGGAACCGGCGATCTGGCTAACGAAATATCTAAGGCCGGCGCTCAGGTGACGGGCATGGATTATTCCAAAGAGATGATCCGGCAAGCCAAGAGCAAGTACCCGGATATTCCGTTCATTACCGCTAATGCCGAGAACTACCGCCCGGAAGAGGCCTTCGACGCCGTATTCTCCAATGCGGCTCTGCATTGGATGAAGAATGCGCAGGACGTCGTTAAGACGATCTACAGCTGTCTCCGCCCTGGCGGCAGGTTCGTCGCGGAGTTTGGCGGCAAGGGAAACGTAGGCATCATCACGGAGAATACGATAGCCGTCCTTGAAGAGTACTTTGGCGTCCCCGATGCCAGAGACCGGAATCCCTGGTATTTCCCCAGCATTGCTGAATACACCACCTTGCTGGAACACCAGGACTTCCGGGTGACCTATGCCGAGCATTTCGACCGGCCAACCCCTCTGGAGGACGGAGAGAACGGTCTTCGTCACTGGCTCGCCTCCTTCACAGGCGACTTCTTCAGCGGCTTGTCCGAAGGCGAGAAGCAGCAGGCCTACGCGTTGATCATGAACCGGGCGAAGCCGCTTCTATTCGACGGTCAGATCTGGTCTGCAGACTACAAAAGAATTCGTATCGCTGCAATCAAGCACTGA